A window from Telopea speciosissima isolate NSW1024214 ecotype Mountain lineage chromosome 8, Tspe_v1, whole genome shotgun sequence encodes these proteins:
- the LOC122638309 gene encoding probable beta-1,4-xylosyltransferase IRX9H, which yields MADRRIEYCPFFKTKTLHLFLGIFWFLLMASFRRNLPPVPQVVAMQNGEVHSVASPLSKSSSCNPGYLPLGGSLSSQSVLMDSYSVIYRLQAALLSILPWRYRPLERSKSKGQLWRRAFVHFFICFVVGIFIGLTPIISMNVSTNLGSKNQAFSFEVIAPNGNARQYEGTSNKGPYVETKRVKDNNASLETQAVKKELLLGISDDKQDTQLPLQDSDLMYRKLLIIVTPTYAHPLQAYYLNRLAQTLRLVPPPLLWIVVEMFSQSAETAEILRKTGVMYRHLVCCKNLTNVRDRRVHQRNLALSHIERHRLDGIVNFADDDNVYSINLFDEMREIRRFGTWPVALLTASRSKAVLEAPVCNDSQVIGWHTNRRNRRFHSEMSGFAFNSTILWDPKRWHRSTLEPIRQLDTVKEEIQETMFIEQIVEDESQMEGLGKDCSRIMVWHLHLESSHPFYPHGWIMKKNLDTVAPLI from the exons ATGGCTGACCGACGGATCGAGTACTGTCCATTCTTTAAAACGAAGACCCTTCATTTATTCCTCG GTATATTTTGGTTCCTTTTAATGGCTTCATTTAGAAGAAATTTGCCTCCAGTGCCACAAGTTGTAGCTATGCAGAATGGGGAAGTGCACTCAGTGGCTTCTCCCTTGTCCAAGTCGTCATCCTGTAATCCAGGCTACCTACCATTGGGAGGATCTTTATCCTCACAGTCTGTTTTAATGGATTCCTATTCAGTTATATATAGACTTCAAGCTGCTCTTCTTAGTATACTCCCTTGGAGATATCGGCCCTTAGAGAGGTCAAAATCAAAGGGGCAACTATGGCGGAGGGCTTTCGTCCATTTCTTTATTTGCTTTGTGGTTGGAATTTTCATTGGTTTGACCCCTATTATCTCAATGAATGTCTCAACAAATCTTGGGTCCAAGAACCAGGCCTTCTCCTTTGAGGTCATTGCTCCAAATGGAAATGCACGCCAATATGAAGGTACCTCAAACAAGGGACCTTATGTTGAGACTAAAAGAGTAAAGGACAACAATGCCAGTTTAGAGACTCAGGCAGTGAAAAAGGAGTTGCTGCTTGGAATTTCTGATGATAAACAGGATACCCAGTTACCACTTCAAGATTCAGATCTTATGTACAGGAAGCTTTTGATAATTGTGACACCTACTTATGCTCATCCATTGCAAGCCTATTACCTGAATCGTCTAGCTCAGACATTAAGACTGGTCCCTCCTCCTCTACTCTGGATTGTCGTGGAGATGTTCTCGCAATCTGCTGAGACAGCTGAAATCTTGAGGAAAACAGGTGTTATGTATAGACATCTTGTGTGCTGCAAGAACCTAACCAATGTAAGAGATAGACGTGTTCACCAAAGAAATTTGGCATTGTCTCACATTGAAAGACATCGTCTTGATGGAATCGTGAACTttgctgatgatgataatgtgtATTCCATCAATCTTTTTGATGAAATGAGGGAAATCAG GCGTTTTGGTACATGGCCGGTTGCCTTATTAACAGCAAGCAGAAGTAAAGCAGTACTAGAGGCCCCTGTCTGTAATGACAGCCAAGTTATTGGATGGCACACAAACAGAAGAAACAGGAGATTCCATTCTGAAATGTCAGGCTTTGCCTTCAATAGTACCATACTTTGGGACCCAAAGAGATGGCACCGGTCCACTCTTGAACCCATTAGGCAGCTTGACACAGTCAAGGAAGAAATCCAA GAGACTATGTTCATTGAACAAATTGTGGAGGATGAAAGCCAAATGGAAGGCTTAGGAAAGGACTGCTCCAGAATCATGGTTTGGCATCTTCATCTAGAATCATCCCATCCTTTCTATCCTCATGGGTGGATCATGAAGAAAAATCTAGACACAGTTGCACCGCTCATTTGA